From Vitis vinifera cultivar Pinot Noir 40024 chromosome 5, ASM3070453v1, the proteins below share one genomic window:
- the LOC100244253 gene encoding uncharacterized protein LOC100244253 — translation MVGKVLKKRRWVAEVSLTGWMESRTPCHQGDLHLPKTVRLMMIYLLHLRLCPYRYLGTLAGLVERQARATGSNGQGRSSSTRGSSFDDFKKLGPPCFFGTSNPTEVEAWIMKIEKFFDVIDCSEEQKVSYAAFMLDKEADHWLRMTKRLLEDQGLIVWSQFREVFYKKYFPDNVRRQKVGEFVHLEQRNLTMAQYEAKFTELSHFTPQLIATEEEKVLKFQDGLKPYLKNKISILKLNVYSEVVDRALIAENDNEELHQYREQQRKKNRNDGAHGNQAQKNSAPSRNQIKGKAAQNLDGICPTCGKKHGGRPCNRDK, via the coding sequence GACGCCATGCCACCAAGGAGACCTGCATCTTCCCAAAACAGTCAGGCTAATGATGATATACCTCCTCCACCTGAGGCTTTGCCCTTATAGATATTTAGGGACTTTGGCTGGCTTGGTTGAGCGTCAGGCTAGAGCTACTGGAAGTAATGGTCAAGGACGATCCTCATCTACTAGGGGTAGCTCCTTTGATGACTTTAAGAAGTTGGGTCCCCCTTGCTTTTTTGGTACTTCAAATCCAACAGAGGTAGAGGCTTGGATTATGAAGatagagaaattctttgatgtcATTGATTGTTCTGAGGAGCAAAAAGTCTCTTATGCAGCATTTATGTTAGACAAAGAGGCAGACCATTGGTTGCGCATGACTAAAAGGCTTTTAGAGGATCAGGGGCTTATTGTTTGGAGTCAGTTTAGGGAGGTTTTTTATAAGAAGTACTTTCCTGACAATGTTCGACGACAAAAGGTGGGAGAGTTTGTTCATTTGGAACAAAGGAATTTGACTATGGCCCAGTATGAGGCTAAGTTTACAGAACTATCACATTTTACCCCACAATTGATTGCTACAGAGGAGGAAAAGGTattaaagtttcaggatggacTGAAGCCTTATCTGAAAAATAAGATATCAATTTTGAAGCTTAATGTTTATTCAGAGGTAGTAGACAGAGCCCTTATTGCAGAGAATGATAATGAAGAGCTTCACCAGTATAGGGAACAACAAAGGAAGAAGAATAGAAAtgatggtgctcatggtaacCAAGCACAGAAAAATTCTGCTCCAAGTAGAAATCAGATTAAAGGAAAAGCAGCACAAAATTTAGATGGGATTTGTCCTACTTGTGGCaagaagcatgggggtaggCCATGCAACAGAGATAAATGA